A window from Culex pipiens pallens isolate TS chromosome 3, TS_CPP_V2, whole genome shotgun sequence encodes these proteins:
- the LOC120414827 gene encoding polyphosphoinositide phosphatase, whose product MQQPPPPAMDPSIRFFPLISSIQKVALFETKSKLYLIGSNSRETRFRLLEIDRKKPELTIHEDANELEKGDIRKFVQSRSFIRSISAYGVLGFVKFLEGYYLILVTKRTRCAFIGKHIIYTIKDTAMIRVNEPPAGKQIHPLEQRYVKMFSNVDMKSNFYFSYSYDLTRSLQYNLSEPRYVGVDSDFERDDPLVWKASPGERTTYGFRGVPRSRFVWNTYLLKPMDCILHRDWKLEVIHGFISQSSISIFGRPIYVCLIARRSTRFAGTRFLKRGANYLGDVANEVETEQIVLDGTRMSSFTQLRGSVPSHWSQDVSKMVPKPQIALDLSDPYNETAGKHYERLMYHHGSPIIILNLVKKREKRRHESVLSDEMVVSVDYLNQFLPPDFRIRYIDFDMARKSRGEGSVMESLAKYAENVIQLTGTFYLDDKEIHRQTGLVRVNCVDCLDRTNTAQFAIGKCVLAHQLYEMGFLKERRLEFESDCVTMLENLYEDHGDTLAMQYGGSQLVHRIKTYRKTAAWASQGNDIIQTLSRYCSNTFSDTEKQHSINLFLGYYIPSESEVNKSTHIWDLETDFYIHNAQLDVIRQISSVPLTQWVRPLTFRHLPHPASDCNRVVRELIKIHTPDVEIIDYYSNFYHNFKLTSFEEHIAYQLTTLARSFVPTVRTNFSPFEPVRRQQQSAALKNPSLTGKSSTGSTNSSSSSMDDDSDTDEEDRSAKTAPNSSANSSRAEDGVVTINSMFPRTGEVYGFEIKPPKKADMMKYQKYVQMNRICNPQNYTGSVKADSSQQYQPQQQYQSQLSQADGIVIKNNEIYMRKDGRLVAAEEDIAIPTVSAESLAVYERYCQMRRDLLEQKSVDPVILEYMDICE is encoded by the exons ATGCAACAACCGCCGCCTCCCGCGATGGATCCCAGCATCCGGTTCTTCCCGCTGATCAGCTCCATCCAGAAGGTGGCCCTGTTCGAGACGAAATCC AAACTCTACCTAATCGGGAGCAACAGCCGCGAGACGCGCTTCCGGCTGCTGGAGATTGACCGCAAAAAGCCGGAACTGACGATCCACGAGGATGCGAACGAGCTGGAGAAGGGCGACATCCGCAAGTTTGTCCAGTCGCGGTCGTTTATCCGGTCGATCAGCGCGTACGGGGTGTTGGGGTTCGTCAAGTTCCTGGAGGGATATTACCTGATACTGGTGACGAAGCGGACGCGGTGTGCGTTCATTGGGAAGCACATTATCTACACGATTAAGGACACGGCGATGATCCGGGTGAATGAGCCGCCGGCCGGGAAGCAGATTCATCCGCTGGAGCAGCGTTACGTGAAGATGTTCAGCAATGTGGACATGAAGAGTAACTTTTACTTCAGCTATAGCTACGATTTGACGCGGAGTCTGCAGTACAATCTGTCGGAGCCGAGATATGTGGGGGTTGATAGTGACTTTGAGCGCGATGATCCGCTGGTTTGGAAGGCATCGCCGGGGGAGCGGACGACGTACGGGTTTCGAGGGGTTCCGCGGAGTCGGTTCGTTTGGAATACTTATTTGTTGAAGCCGATGGACTGTATTCTGCACCGGGACTGGAAGCTGGAGGTTATTCACGGTTTCATCAGCCAGTCTAGCATAAGCATCTTTGGGCGGCCAATTTACGTGTGTTTGATTGCGAGAAGAAGCACCAGGTTTGCCGGGACGAGGTTCTTGAAGCGCGGGGCAAACTACCTCGGAGACGTTGCGAATGAAGTGGAGACGGAACAGATTGTCCTCGATGGGACGCGGATGAGCAGTTTCACGCAGCTGCGGGGTTCGGTTCCGTCGCACTGGTCGCAGGACGTCAGCAAAATGGTGCCGAAGCCGCAGATTGCACTGGATTTGTCCGATCCGTACAATGAAACGGCCGGGAAGCACTACGAACGGTTGATGTACCACCACGGATCGCCTATCATCATTCTGAATCTGGTGAAGAAACGGGAGAAGCGACGCCACGAGAGCGTTCTGAGTGATGAAATGGTCGTCAGCGTTGACTATCTGAATCAGTTTCTTCCGCCGGACTTCCGGATTCGGTACATTGACTTTGATATGGCGAGGAAGAGTCGCGGGGAAGGCTCGGTCATGGAAAGTTTGGCCAAGTACGCCGAGAATGTGATCCAGCTGACGGGGACTTTCTACCTGGACGATAAGGAGATTCATCGACAGACGGGACTGGTGCGGGTCAACTGCGTCGACTGTCTGGACCGCACCAACACGGCACAGTTTGCCATCGGGAAGTGCGTCCTCGCCCATCAGCTGTACGAGATGGGCTTCCTGAAGGAGCGTCGACTTGAGTTTGAATCCGACTGCGTTACGATGCTGGAGAACCTCTACGAAGACCACGGCGATACGTTGGCGATGCAGTACGGCGGTTCGCAGCTGGTTCACCGCATCAAGACGTACCGAAAGACGGCCGCGTGGGCCTCGCAGGGCAACGACATCATCCAAACGTTGAGTCGCTACTGCAGCAACACGTTCAGCGACACCGAGAAGCAACACAGCATCAACCTCTTTCTCGGATACTACATTCCGTCGGAATCGGAAGTCAACAAATCAACCCACATCTGGGACCTCGAAACCGACTTTTACATCCACAACGCCCAACTGGACGTAATCCGGCAGATATCCTCGGTACCGCTGACTCAGTGGGTCCGACCACTCACCTTCCGCCATCTTCCGCACCCGGCCAGCGACTGCAACCGCGTCGTACGCGAACTCATCAAGATTCACACTCCCGACGTAGAGATCATCGACTACTACTCCAACTTTTACCACAACTTCAAGCTCACTTCCTTCGAGGAACACATCGCGTACCAACTCACCACCCTAGCCCGCAGCTTCGTCCCGACGGTCCGCACCAACTTCAGCCCGTTTGAACCGGTCCGGCGCCAACAGCAGAGTGCCGCCCTCAAGAACCCCTCCCTCACGGGAAAATCCTCCACCGGATCCACAAACAGTTCTTCCTCCAGCATGGACGACGATTCCGACACGGACGAGGAGGACCGCAGCGCCAAGACCGCACCCAACAGCAGTGCCAACAGCAGCCGGGCCGAAGACGGCGTCGTCACCATCAACAGCATGTTCCCGAGGACGGGCGAGGTGTACGGCTTCGAGATCAAACCCCCGAAAAAGGCGGACATGATGaagtaccaaaagtacgtcCAGATGAACCGGATTTGCAACCCGCAAAATTACACCGGCTCGGTGAAGGCTGACTCGTCGCAGCAGTACCAGCCACAGCAGCAGTATCAATCGCAACTGTCGCAGGCGGACGGAATTGTGATCAAGAACAACGAGATCTACATGCGCAAGGACGGGAGGCTGGTTGCGGCCGAGGAGGACATTGCGATTCCGACAGTTTCGGCGGAGAGTTTGGCGGTGTACGAGCGATACTGCCAGATGAGGCGGGATCTGTTGGAGCAGAAGAGTGTCGATCCGGTGATTTTGGAGTACATGGATATTTGTGAATAA
- the LOC120414822 gene encoding ATP synthase subunit s, mitochondrial, with protein MLLSQTARILAHKPFQLGLSPTSSSTVPCRNFWGWINMMFNRVDHARLKVVGPDRLCAEWLLRNGARAKFVGVAREQVNYNLLPDEKTPVQIEELDGTDSGIMYIGFDHLKGLKRLRKVKLHKCVYVENQALAKLAFVADSLEVLEVSSCKNITDSGLLSLKELKKLKQLTTFDLPYVKNIQAVEQELKKALPQCSMDLKA; from the coding sequence ATGCTCCTCTCACAAACGGCGCGTATTCTCGCGCACAAGCCATTTCAACTCGGCCTATCACCCACATCGTCGTCTACGGTTCCGTGCCGGAACTTTTGGGGCTGGATCAACATGATGTTCAACAGGGTCGATCACGCCCGGCTAAAGGTGGTGGGACCGGATCGACTATGCGCCGAGTGGCTACTTCGAAACGGTGCCAGGGCGAAATTCGTTGGGGTGGCACGCGAGCAGGTCAACTACAATTTGCTGCCGGATGAGAAGACTCCCGTTCAGATTGAGGAACTGGATGGAACCGATTCCGGCATTATGTACATTGGATTCGATCACTTGAAAGGGTTGAAACGACTGCGGAAGGTCAAATTGCACAAGTGCGTTTACGTGGAGAATCAAGCGTTGGCCAAGCTGGCATTTGTGGCCGATAGCTTGGAGGTACTGGAAGTGTCCAGTTGTAAAAATATAACCGATAGTGGGCTGCTGTCGTTGAAGGAGCTGAAGAAGTTGAAGCAGTTGACCACGTTCGATCTTCCGtatgttaaaaatattcaagCAGTTGAACAAGAGTTGAAAAAAGCGCTGCCACAATGCAGCATGGATTTGAAGGCTTGA
- the LOC120414800 gene encoding uncharacterized protein LOC120414800 — MTVKNCFFFTCGTDPRNLSQQPTPQSTSNLCQKPSADLRSDPEIADKTIDCLGLGISPEVDPTVRICAGCAERVDAQHAFRTRDLHCNSYVENGLEDKEDEDVCRFCLKADGGAALVELFPGGGGSVADEVQTVRDCLGVEINSWDMVTKICGDCVGGVEELAEFRAEFSPTAGTEAGTVKLEDVTDSSDSYSIGSENGEGGEGFESDSSTADNGEKRGGKAEDHGTVAAVDWK, encoded by the exons ATGACAGTTAAGAACT gtttttttttcacttgcgGAACCGATCCTCGCAACCTCTCGCAACAACCTACCCCGCAATCCACTAGCAATCTGTGCCAGAAGCCCAGTGCGGATCTGCGCTCCGACCCAGAAATTGCCGACAAGACCATCGACTGCCTCGGACTTGGG ATTTCACCGGAGGTCGATCCGACGGTGCGGATTTGCGCCGGCTGTGCCGAACGCGTCGACGCGCAGCACGCCTTCCGGACGCGAGACCTGCACTGCAACAGTTACGTCGAGAACGGGCTGGAGGACAAGGAAGACGAGGACGTGTGCCGGTTCTGCTTGAAGGCGGATGGCGGGGCGGCGTTGGTCGAGTTGTTTCCGGGCGGCGGCGGGAGCGTGGCGGATGAGGTGCAAACGGTGCGGGATTGTTTAGGGGTTGAGATCAACAGCTGGGACATGGTGACGAAGATTTGCGGGGATTGTGTGGGCGGTGTTGAAGAGTTGGCTGAATTTCGGGCGGAATTTTCGCCGACAGCCGGCACCGAGGCCGGCACGGTGAAGCTGGAGGACGTGACGGATTCGTCGGATTCGTACAGCATTGGCAGCGAAAATGGGGAAGGGGGTGAGGGTTTTGAGTCGGACAGTTCGACGGCGGATAACGGGGAGAAGCGTGGGGGAAAAGCGGAAGATCACGGCACGGTCGCTGCCGTGGATTGGAAGTGA
- the LOC120414853 gene encoding 26S protease regulatory subunit 6A-like — MEVDERPTEHYSDIGGLDKQIQELIEAVVLPMTHKDMFMNLGIHPPKGVLYAVGWYQGDANGSHLG; from the coding sequence ATGGAGGTGGACGAACGGCCCACCGAGCACTACTCGGACATTGGCGGGTTGGACAAGCAAATCCAGGAACTAATTGAGGCCGTCGTGTTGCCGATGACGCACAAGGACATGTTCATGAACCTGGGAATTCATCCGCCGAAGGGAGTGCTGTACGCTGTCGGCTGGTACCAGGGGGATGCTAACGGCAgccatcttgggtga
- the LOC120414811 gene encoding KAT8 regulatory NSL complex subunit 3, with protein MEHSYSRDFRPMENSQTATTRTLMVHRPPQCPSCHTHGTGGAHDERIDLEDKNDTPIPSYNEESAKVAMLESETVTRAVRNLNSEEADWEEKINKIGWTVQQIRLFSKITKLLDMDRLARLTIADKQHEPVHRRMVIDKSVGRMRQALASVSWDPRLTQWIHGLLMESLPPSYLAAYIDILQTLKAKLPNLVDKMIFGRPLNINQDLLGPVLKKPWEPVVAHKNRKLPGQPYIVVVPSGPNLASPSSRLQKWYSLFATMASVVPITMPPGGNINKQSVQTVSEQMVAVTRAKIQDVRQEAPNRPIILVGFNAGAALAIQIGLVEAVSSIVCLGFAYNTVNGTRGAPDDHITGVTAPVLFVIGQMSARTSQEEIELLRERMIAQTSLVVVGSADDCLRVCKTKRKIEGVTQSMVDNMVMDEVAEFTTNWLLNPPRPKPAIKDPNGQPKSNLLLSNNSSNLAATGGPAVIPSAPPPIAANRKRRMSQSAGTVDGEPPKAARTTNKQPAKRGPKVSKQPRAEKLLLQQSQKALDAAIMSILPDADKAPEVKKTASPVTNFQISGSSSGTSGLEIRSSSGPQIVSGLASSPIVLPMIKRESTPQPALLSPTLTTPSNIKVIPANQFIQLKPSGSTQKFITLKSSSKPVVSIVPKSGSTASPGTTLQSFSPTKYTIVRNTGAITNAASTPTTGVPLKTKTSPPTPDLSNTNIFDIPIVFADNEGNIQDGSPQKTTPATLPSHTNIVTIASSTRTDSGGNRLITLQPSIKPNKVVVINKNNIKQVPSGTIQLANRPATVTPTGVKYAKVVLSNPLKTTNPPSVGKILPSGKVEIINSAVVKPATSKYQPIIINVDPSKTTTMKNFVRVGDTQIRATATANAVTQQQLAPGLPGTNTILIKTNSLAQLASQPAGTMRKPAILNRNLTVRKVNLVPTQQPTTTTSITPQSQSQQQPKAP; from the exons ATGGTGCACCGGCCGCCGCAGTGTCCGTCCTGCCACACGCACGGCACCGGCGGCGCCCACGACGAGCGCATCGACCTGGAGGACAAGAACGACACGCCGATCCCGTCGTACAACGAGGAGAGCGCCAAGGTGGCGATGCTGGAGAGCGAAACCGTCACGCGGGCGGTGCGCAACCTAAACTCCGAGGAGGCCGACTGGGAGGAGAAGATTAACAA GATTGGTTGGACGGTGCAGCAGATTCGGCTGTTTAGCAAGATCACCAAGTTGCTGGACATGGACCGGTTGGCGCGGTTGACGATCGCCGACAAGCAGCACGAGCCGGTGCACCGGCGCATGGTGATTGACAAATCGGTTGGGAGGATGCGGCAGGCGTTGGCCAGCGTTTCGTGGGATCCGCGGTTGACGCAGTGGATTCACGGGCTGTTGATGGAGAGTTTGCCGCCGAGCTATTTGGCCGCGTACATCGATATTCTGCAGACGTTGAAGGCGAAGTTGCCGAATCTGGTGGACAAGATGATATTTGGACGGCCGTTGAACATCAACCAAGATTTGTTGGGTCCGGTGTTGAAGAAGCCGTGGGAGCCGGTGGTGGCGCACAAGAACAGGAAGCTTCCTGGGCAACCGTACATCGTTGTGGTTCCTTCTGGGCCGAATCTGGCCTCGCCGAGCAGTCGACTGCAGAAGTGGTACTCGCTGTTTGCCACGATGGCTTCGGTGGTGCCGATTACGATGCCTCCGGGGGGAAACATCAACAAACAGTCGGTGCAGACTGTGTCGGAGCAGATGGTGGCGGTGACGCGGGCCAAGATTCAGGACGTGAGGCAGGAGGCGCCGAATAGGCCGATCATTTTGGTTGGGTTCAACGCTGGAGCGGCACTGGCGATTCAGATTGGGCTGGTTGAGGCCGTCAGCAGCATCGTTTGTCTTGGATTCGCGTACAACACGGTCAACGGAACTCGGGGCGCTCCGGACGACCACATTACGGGCGTAACGGCGCCGGTTCTGTTCGTGATTGGTCAAATGTCCGCCCGAACCAGTCAGGAAGAGATTGAATTGCTGCGCGAGCGAATGATCGCCCAGACGTCGTTGGTCGTCGTAGGTTCCGCCGACGATTGTCTGCGAGTTTGTAAAACCAAGCGCAAGATCGAGGGCGTCACCCAGTCGATGGTGGACAACATGGTGATGGACGAAGTGGCCGAATTCACCACCAACTGGCTGTTGAACCCGCCCAGGCCCAAACCGGCCATCAAAGACCCGAACGGACAGCCAAAGTCCAACCTGCTGCTGTcgaacaacagcagcaacctGGCCGCGACCGGCGGCCCGGCGGTCATTCCCTCGGCCCCACCGCCGATTGCCGCGAACCGAAAGCGCCGCATGAGCCAGTCTGCCGGCACCGTAGACGGAGAACCGCCCAAAGCGGCTCGAACCACCAACAAACAGCCCGCCAAGCGAGGTCCAAAAGTCTCGAAGCAACCCCGCGCGGAAAAGCTGCTTCTCCAGCAAAGCCAGAAGGCGCTGGACGCGGCCATCATGAGCATTCTGCCGGACGCGGACAAGGCTCCAGAAGTAAAGAAGACGGCATCCCCCGTCACCAACTTCCAGATCTCCGGCAGCAGCTCCGGAACCAGCGGCTTGGAGATTCGCTCCTCCTCCGGTCCCCAGATCGTGTCCGGCCTCGCCAGTTCACCCATCGTTCTACCAATGATCAAGCGCGAATCGACGCCCCAACCCGCCCTACTCTCCCCGACCCTGACGACGCCCTCCAACATCAAGGTCATCCCCGCGAACCAGTTCATCCAGCTGAAACCGTCCGGATCGACGCAAAAGTTCATCACGCTCAAATCTTCCTCCAAACCGGTCGTGTCCATCGTCCCCAAGAGCGGCAGCACCGCATCCCCAGGAACGACCCTGCAATCGTTCAGCCCGACCAAGTACACGATCGTCCGGAACACGGGCGCCATCACCAACGCGGCCTCTACACCAACCACGGGTGTACCTCTCAAAACTAAAACCTCCCCGCCCACCCCGGACCTCTCCAACACCAACATCTTCGACATCCCGATCGTGTTCGCCGACAACGAAGGCAACATCCAGGACGGTTCCCCCCAAAAGACCACCCCCGCAACCCTCCCCTCCCACACCAACATCGTCACCATCGCGTCCTCCACCCGCACCGATTCCGGCGGCAACCGGCTCATCACCCTGCAGCCCTCCATCAAACCCAACAAGGTCGTCGTCATCAACAAGAACAACATCAAACAGGTCCCCAGCGGCACCATCCAGCTCGCGAACCGGCCCGCCACCGTCACCCCCACCGGCGTCAAGTACGCCAAGGTGGTCCTCTCGAACCCGCTCAAAACCACCAACCCCCCCTCCGTCGGCAAAATCCTCCCCAGCGGCAAGGTCGAAATCATCAACAGTGCCGTCGTCAAACCGGCCACCAGCAAGTACCAACCCATCATCATCAACGTCGATCCCAGCAAAACCACCACCATGAAGAACTTTGTGCGCGTCGGAGACACGCAGATCCGCGCGACCGCGACCGCAAACGCGGTCACTCAGCAGCAGCTGGCGCCCGGCCTGCCCGGCACCAACACCATCCTGATCAAGACGAACTCGCTGGCGCAGCTGGCCAGCCAACCGGCGGGGACGATGCGCAAGCCGGCCATACTGAATCGGAACTTGACGGTGAGGAAGGTGAACTTGGTGCCGACTCAGcagccaacgacgacgacgtcgattacGCCGCAAAGTCAGAGTCAGCAGCAGCCCAAGGCGCCGTAG